ATCGGCGTACTCGGGCTACTTCTCGTCGGTAGCTGGGGCTATTTTGGGTATCACTGGATGGCCCAACATGGCGATCCGGACGTGGCCGATGTCACAAGTCCGGCTTCTGGCGACACTTCACCGGCACTGTCTGATCCCACCGCCCTTGGCACGCTACCGGATTCTGCGACTTTCACGCCGACGCCGAACTTCGTTTCTGAACTGGCTCCACCGGCCCGCGGCACGGAAGTATTCGAGGCCGAGGGTGGGGTTCGCTACGCGCTGTATCAGCTCGAGCACACCAATATGGGGGAGGATCCCCGGGAATATGTGCGGATCATCTCGGAACCCGTCACCTCGGGAGGGGTGGATTCGGTGGCCAACGGGACCGTGGTTTTCAATCCGGCCTTCCAAACCCTGGAATTCCACACCTTGCGCGTCGAGCGCGACGGCAGTTTTGAGGACCGGACAGACAGCACGACCATTGAGTTCGCCCGCCGCGAGACCCGGCTTGAGCGCCGGATGTTCGACGGCCGGGCAACGGCTATCGTCCGGTTCAGCGATATCCGCATCGGCGACCGGGTCGAGTATTCCTACACGATCACCGGTCGCAATCCGGCTCTGCCGGCCAATGACAGCCGGGAAATCCGGCTCGGTTTTGGCGCCCCTGTCGAGCGCATGCTGGTCACATCAACCTGGCCGAATTCGCGCCCGCCCCATTATCGCCAACTCGGGCCCGCCGCCGCGGCCAATGTAACCGCCTCCAGTGAGGGTCCCGCCCAGACGCTCCGCTTTGGCCCGATACCGACAGCGACTTTCACCGGGGAGCGCAGCGCGCCGTCCTGGATCCGTCAGAGTCCGTCTCTGCAACTGTCTGATTTTGCAAATTGGGAGGATGTATCCCGGTGGTCGGCACCCATGTATCAACCAGGATCGTCTGACGCCGTTGATGAGATTGCCGACAGGATCAGGGCCGAGCATGCCGATCCGGCCGATCAGCTGGTGGCAGCCTTGCGCTTCACCCAGGACGAGATCCGCTACCTCGCGATCAGCTTTGGCGCAGGTGGCTACGTCCCGGCCATGCCGCCAGAGACGCTCGAACGGCGCTATGGCGATTGCAAAGCCAAGACGGTCTTGCTCATTGCCCTGCTTGAGGCCCTGGATATCGAGGCGGAAGCGGCTCTCGTTCACACCAGTCAGGGCCGGGCATTGCTCGATGGCCTGCCCCGGCACACCGCGTTCAATCATGTGATCGTACGCGCTTATTTGGACGGTGAGGCCTATTGGCTTGACGGGACACGACGCGAGCAGGGCGGACGGCTCGACACCCTGGACCAACCCGATTTCGGCTTCGCCTTGCCGATCAACACGGACGGGGCTGCACCCGTTGCAATGGAACCGACCCAGTTCGGCGAATCTTTCTTTGAAGGCGAGGAAGCGCTGACAATCCATTCGATCAACGGCGATGCAACACTGGAGGTGACCTATACCGCCCGCAACCTCGGGGCCGATCGCGCCCGGACCTCATTGTCGCGAACCGGTCGAGCCGACCTGCAGGAGCGCTTCCTTGATCAGTATGGCGCGCGATTTGGCGCTGTCTCTTCGACCCGGGATCTGACCATCGAAGACGACCGCGAAACCAATGTATTGATCATGCATATGCAGATCGGGATCGAAAACGTGCTGACACCCCATGAGGATGGGGAACGTCTTCAGGCGAGTGCACGGATGCAGATGCGCTCGCCAACGAACGGCAATGCCGAACGCAATCGTCGCTTCCCTCTGACGCTGACCTATCCGGTGCACCAAACCGCTCGCCTCGTTGTGGACCTGCCAGATGCCATGGCTGACTGGACGCTGGAGCCGGAGGCGCGACAATTGACCGTCGACGGGATCGATTTCTCAACCGTCCGGAGCCGGGACGGCAATCGCATCACGCTGGACTACACCTTGCTGGTCGACCGCCCCTATCTGCCCCCAGAAGAAGCCGCCGCAGCCCTGGCCCTTGGCGACCAGATCAACCAGTTGACCCGGTGGTCCCTGGTCTCGCCATAAGGTCAGCCGGCCTCCTCGATGCGGTGCATGTCGTCATCGGACAGGCCGAAATGATGGCCAATTTCGTGG
The window above is part of the Maricaulis maris MCS10 genome. Proteins encoded here:
- a CDS encoding DUF3857 domain-containing transglutaminase family protein; translated protein: MAQHGDPDVADVTSPASGDTSPALSDPTALGTLPDSATFTPTPNFVSELAPPARGTEVFEAEGGVRYALYQLEHTNMGEDPREYVRIISEPVTSGGVDSVANGTVVFNPAFQTLEFHTLRVERDGSFEDRTDSTTIEFARRETRLERRMFDGRATAIVRFSDIRIGDRVEYSYTITGRNPALPANDSREIRLGFGAPVERMLVTSTWPNSRPPHYRQLGPAAAANVTASSEGPAQTLRFGPIPTATFTGERSAPSWIRQSPSLQLSDFANWEDVSRWSAPMYQPGSSDAVDEIADRIRAEHADPADQLVAALRFTQDEIRYLAISFGAGGYVPAMPPETLERRYGDCKAKTVLLIALLEALDIEAEAALVHTSQGRALLDGLPRHTAFNHVIVRAYLDGEAYWLDGTRREQGGRLDTLDQPDFGFALPINTDGAAPVAMEPTQFGESFFEGEEALTIHSINGDATLEVTYTARNLGADRARTSLSRTGRADLQERFLDQYGARFGAVSSTRDLTIEDDRETNVLIMHMQIGIENVLTPHEDGERLQASARMQMRSPTNGNAERNRRFPLTLTYPVHQTARLVVDLPDAMADWTLEPEARQLTVDGIDFSTVRSRDGNRITLDYTLLVDRPYLPPEEAAAALALGDQINQLTRWSLVSP